A genomic stretch from Lasioglossum baleicum unplaced genomic scaffold, iyLasBale1 scaffold2347, whole genome shotgun sequence includes:
- the LOC143221383 gene encoding LOW QUALITY PROTEIN: SWI/SNF-related matrix-associated actin-dependent regulator of chromatin subfamily A containing DEAD/H box 1 homolog (The sequence of the model RefSeq protein was modified relative to this genomic sequence to represent the inferred CDS: deleted 1 base in 1 codon), producing the protein MSDSNSPKTDASSPSLSGNLRQFRFKKKQLKPSNMSDDDSNLMGSEIQFRRKAVNVIEDSDSDAGSPIKKTSSLRHTDKEVHNNINWNSDEGDGDSRNNRKRTFKDSSRINKKKRRKLNTEEDVDIDSDEAGFKDKVFDSDEDSDIEISNELTADKKAVLEFMQNALTSELLLMSQCSQKKASAITDARPFENWRDLVQKFQNNKYLDTELLNSAQELLATRHAVETLMKKCLRLSTNIERAVAAGASAITSQPKALSPNLKLAPYQMVGLNWLAVMHAQSVNGILADEMGLGKTVQVIAFLTYLKEAGLRDEKDGPHLIVVPSSTMENWNNELDRWSPSLKVVQYYGSQEERKEMRLGWRNGDLDDVDVLLTTYNLVSSTPEERRLFRVMPIHYVVFDEAHMLKNMSTIRYENLVRINAKHRILLTGTPLQNNLLELMSLLIFVMPSLFAGKQADLKSLFSKNPKLPAVKKNGEQPLFEQEQVKNAKQIMRPFVLRRLKAEVLRDLPAKSERVIKCPMIEKQQKMYTNLVAEFSAEADQSTEVNGIGMMMQLRKLANHPLLVQDYYNESKLKTISNRLAKEHSYKQKNADFIFEDLQWMSDYQVNQLTRTYKSLAGLGLPQELIPQAGKLKILDELLSKLKEEGHRVLIFSQFTMILNILEEYLTIRGQTYLRLDGSTPVTDRQCLIDQYTEDENIFIFLLSTKAGGLGINLTAADTVIIHDIDFNPYNDKQAEDRCHRVGQKRPVNIIRLLSEGTIEEGMYEIAQDKLHLEQQITGDEENESTDKKSVLKLLKMTLGLDHNRSLSLSPAKNARTSNGLMGSEANCNIEF; encoded by the exons ATGTCGGATTCGAATTCGCCGAAAACAGATGCGAGTAGTCCAAGCCTTTCGGGAAACTTACGACAATTTCGATTTAAGAAGAAACAACTGAAACCGTCGAATATGT CGGATGATGATAGTAATTTAATGGGATCTGAGATACAATTTCGACGCAAGGCAGTGAATGTAATTGAAGATAGCGATAGTGATGCGGGTAGTCCTATTAAAAAAACTAGCTCTCTTCGTCATACAGATAAG GAAGTACATAATAACATAAATTGGAATAGTGATGAGGGTGATGGAGATTCCAGAAATAACAGAAAAAGGACCTTTAAGGATTCTTCCAGAATCaataagaaaaaaagaagaaaattaaataCTGAGGAAGATGTAGATATTGATTCAGATGAAGCAGGCTTTAAAGATAAAGTGTTTGATAG TGATGAAGATTCAGATATAGAAATATCTAATGAGCTTACAGCTGATAAAAAAGCAGTTTTAGAATTTATGCAAAATGCTCTTACCTCAGAATTACTGTTAATGTCTCAATGTTCACAAAAGAAAGCAAGTGCTATCACAGATGCAAGACCATTTGAAAATTGGAGAGATCTAGTTCAAAAGtttcaaaataataaatatctagATACAGAACTTTTGAATTCAGCTCAG GAATTACTAGCTACTAGACATGCAGTAGAGACACTCATGAAAAAATGTCTACGCTTATCTACAAATATAGAAAGAGCTGTTGCTGCAGGAGCATCGGCTATCACAAGTCAACCCAAGGCATTATCACCTAATTTAAAATTAGCTCCATACCAAATGGTTGGATTGAATTGGCTTGCCGTGATGCACGCGCAAAGTGTTAACGGAATACTTGCAGATGAAATGGGTTTAGGAAAAACGGTTCAAGTAATAGCTTTTCTTACATATTTAAAAGAGGCTGGCCTCAGAGATGAGAAAGATGGACCACATTTAATCGTTGTTCCTAGTTCGACGATGG AAAACTGGAACAACGAGTTGGACAGGTGGTCACCTAGCTTGAAAgttgtacaatattatggttctCAGGAAGAACGGAAAGAGATGAGATTAGGTTGGCGGAACGGTGATTTGGATGATGTTGACGTTTTATTAACTACGTATAATTTAGTGAGCAGTACACCAGAAGAACGTAGATTATTTCGTGTTATGCCTATCCATTATGTTGTTTTTGATGAAGCTCATATGTTAAAAAATATGAGCACCATTCGATAtgaaaatcttgttagaattaat GCTAAACATCGAATTTTATTAACGGGTACCCctttacaaaataatttattggAATTGATGTCACTTTTAATATTTGTAATGCCTTCATTATTTGCCGGAAAGCAAGCTGACCTAAAGAGTTTATTTTCAAAGAaccct aaACTACCAGCAGTTAAAAAAAATGGTGAACAACCATTATTTGAACAAGAACAAGTAAAAAATGCGAAGCAAATCATGAGACCATTTGTACTTCGCCGATTGAAAGCCGAAGTCCTTCGAGAT TTACCAGCAAAAAGTGAACGTGTGATTAAATGTCCAATGATAGAAAAACAgcaaaaaatgtatactaatttagttGCTGAATTCTCAGCTGAGGCTGATCAAAGTACCGAGGTTAATGGTATTGGTATGATGATGCAGTTGAGAAAGTTGGCCAACCATCCGCTTTTAGTGCAAGACTATTACAACGAATCTAAATTAAAA acAATATCGAATAGATTAGCAAAGGAACATTCATATAAgcagaaaaatgcagattttatATTTGAAGATTTACAGTGGATGTCAGATTATCAAGTAAATCAATTAACAAGAACATATAAAAGTTTAGCTGGATTGGGTTTACCTCAAGAACTTATACCTCAAgctggaaaattaaaaatattggatGAATTATTATCAAAACTGAAAGAAGAAGGACATCGCGTATTAATTTTCAGCCAATTTACGatgatattaaacattttagaagAATATTTAACGATTAGAGGACAAACGTACTTAAG ATTAGATGGAAGTACACCGGTAACGGACAGACAGTGTTTGATAGATCAGTATACAGAAGATGAAAATATATTCATATTTTTACTATCTACAAAAGCTGGAGGCTTGGGGATCAATTTAACAGCTGCCGACACTGTTATAATTCACGATATTGATTTTAATCCGTATAATGATAAGCAAGCGGAAGATCGTTGTCATAGAGTAGGTCAGAAAAG ACCAGTTAACATAATTAGATTATTAAGCGAGGGTACTATAGAAGAAGGCATGTATGAAATAGCTCAGGATAAATTACATCTTGAACAACAAATCACCGGTGATGAAG AAAATGAAAGTACGGACAAGAAGAGCGTATTAAAGTTACTTAAGATGACGTTAGGACTAGATCATAACAGATCGTTATCGTTGTCTCCAGCGAAAAATGCGAGAACGAGTAACGGATTAATGGGCAGCGAAGCAAACTGTAATATAGAATTTTGA